One stretch of Glycine soja cultivar W05 chromosome 7, ASM419377v2, whole genome shotgun sequence DNA includes these proteins:
- the LOC114420081 gene encoding CASP-like protein 1D2, with protein sequence MASTDKPGGDPEYRTSSTPAPAGVDYFKFDVILRFLLFAASLVAVVVIVTANQTEVIRVPQPVPWPAKFRYSPAFVYFVAALSVTGLYSIITTLASLFASNKPALKTKLLLYFILWDALILGIIASATGTAGGVAYLGLKGNRHVVGWNKICHVYDKFCRHVGASIAVALFGSVVTVLLIWLSAYSIHSRVPK encoded by the exons ATGGCTTCTACAGACAAGCCTGGCGGCGACCCTGAATACAGAACATCTTCAACTCCAGCTCCTGCTGGTGTTGATTACTTTAAATTTGATGTCATCCTAAGGTTTCTGTTGTTTGCAGCATCACTGGTAGCTGTTGTGGTGATCGTCACTGCTAATCAAACAGAGGTTATTCGTGTTCCACAGCCTGTGCCATGGCCAGCCAAGTTCAGATACTCACCAGCCTTTGT TTATTTTGTAGCTGCATTGTCCGTTACTGGCCTCTACAGTATCATTACAACACTTGCATCACTCTTTGCCAGTAACAAGCCAGCCCTCAAAACCAAGTTGCTCCTCTACTTTATCTTATGGGATGCG CTGATATTGGGGATAATAGCCTCAGCAACAGGCACAGCTGGGGGTGTAGCATATTTGGGTTTGAAGGGAAACAGACACGTGGTGGGTTGGAATAAAATTTGCCATGTTTACGACAAGTTCTGTAGGCATGTTGGTGCCTCCATAGCAGTGGCTTTGTTTGGAAGCGTTGTGACAGTCTTGCTCATTTGGCTTTCAGCTTACAGCATTCATAGCCGAGTCCCCAAGTAG